A region of the Anolis carolinensis isolate JA03-04 chromosome 1, rAnoCar3.1.pri, whole genome shotgun sequence genome:
ttgcaattcaatcttgaggtcctgatagcagctgagtttttcctgttgttttttgtcaatgcgactgtcacttgggatggcaacatcaatgatccaaacctttttcttttccacaactgtgatgtctggtgtgttgtgttccagaactttgtcagtctggattcagaagtcccacggtatctttgtgtgctcattttccaatacttttgcaggtttgtgatcccaccagttctttgctgctggcaggtggtacttgaggcataagttccaatgaatcatttgggacacatagttgtgcctccgtttgtagtctgtctgtgcgattttcttacagcagctgaggatatgatcaatggttttgtcagcttccattattattattattattattattattattattattattattattattattattattatgttggtggcagtggtggtggtggtggtggtgttaccTGCTTTTATCTCCAGAAACAGAAACTCAACAAGACTCACACCCTCAAAAAACGCACATACAATAGAacagaaaatatacaaaaataaatattaaaatagaatgaagCAAGAGCATTGATTAAGACAATTTAGTTAAAATAAAAAGCTGTTAAAAGCAAATAACCAACACTGTAGAAGGAGAGTATTGGAAGTTTTTGTAAAAATTGTATTAAATTTTTACAATATATGCAACACTACAGCATTAAATCATAATTTTAAATCTTGCTTTTACCTCATCTATCCTTTCTCCATTCCTCAAGTGACAGGCATTTGCAAGTTATTTATCCGAACTCTGACCAACCTCTGCATTGGAGGCTGGGAGGCTGTaatgtaggcatgggcaaacttgggccctccaggtgttttggacttcaactcccacaattcctggcctcaggccccttcctttcccccctcagccgcttaagcgagactactgtatatggggATACTAAGAGATTCTACTTCTGCCATCACAGAGCTTTCTTGTCAATGTttgttcctctgaggctgagaaagtacgACTTGCCCAAGCAGGTTTCCATGGATGAACAGAGATTTCATAgactcataaagttggaagagactgcatagaccatctagtcaaacccccttttgccatgcaggaaaagcacaatcaaaacacccctgagagatggccatccagccactgtttaaaaacctccaaagaaggtgctTCAATTGGACTTTgaagcagagggttccactgctgaacagtcaggaagttcttcctgatgttcaggtggaatctcctttcctgtaatttgaacccatggcccgattgagtcctagtttccagggcagcagaaaacaagcctgctccctcctctttATGATActcttttattatttatacatggctctcctgtctcctctcagccttctcttctgcaagctaaacatacgcagctcttttagccgctcctcagagggattcatggtctccagacctttgatccttttagctgccctcctctggaccccTTCCAGCATCCTTGTCCTGCTCCCAAAGCATGATGCTCAGCTGGCTCTCTGGTAAGTAATCATTAGTCCAAATTTCCCTGCAATGTTGGGAGGAAGTGATTAATTTGTTTGTAAGGAGTGGCTTTTAACAGTATCAGAACTGCTGAGCCTCAAGTAGGGCTTGGTTCCAATTTACCTCCAGTAATATATCTGAAGCACCTAATAAACTCTTTTGTACACAGAGGAGAGTTATTAACCTGGCGGCGTTCCCTCTCTAACAGATGGTGCCCATTCCTATGCTTTGCCAAGATAATAGTTGGCCCTGTCCTCTGTGTACTTTACAGACAACATCTGGTAAGCGGGAAGGGTGTGGAGGGGAAAGGTAtcacagttaaacatcaagaaatccaaggtgatggcaaccagactgattgagaactggcaaatagaaggagaaaacgtggaagcagtgacagactctatatttctaggcgcaaagatgactccagacgcagactgcagccaggaaatcagaagacatttccttcttgggaggagagcaatggccaaccttgacaaaatagtgaagagcagagacatcacactgacaacaaaggtccgcatagtcaaagcaatggtattccccatagtaacctatggctgcgagagctggaccataaggaaggctgagcgaaggaagagagacgcttttgaactctggtgctggaggaaaatcctgagagtgccttggaccttggcaagaagatccaaccagtccatcctccaggaaataatacccaatggctgctcactggagggaaggatattggaggcaaagatgaagtcctttggccacatcatgagaagacaggaaagcttggagaagaaatgatgatgctggggaaaatggaaggaaaaaggaagaggggtcgaccaagggcaagatggatggatggtattggactggcttgaccttgaaggaactgggggcagcggtgtggaatggtccatgaggtcacaaagagtcagaagccatGATTGGGTCTCCCTATATAGAGAGAAGTGGAATTCAACAATTTGTTCATATACCAAAGACTCTGCAGAGGCCCAGAGGCCATAAAGGATTAAGTGACATTTATAAAGAAGGCCATCTTTTTTTACAGCTAGATAACAATGAAAGTTTAGGTTTTGATTGCGtttttcatccattcatccatgaacgaataaacaacaacaacatattattattattattattattattattattattattattattattattattgtggaggcaaatgtgaatgttgccattttgGTATCCTCTGCAAACTTGATGCTCATGCTTTCTAGCCCTTAAGTCACTGATGTTGCTGTTTATTCGTTcggtcgcttccgactctttgtgacctcatggaccaggccaggccagagctccctgtcagccatcgccgcccccagttccttcaaggtcttaAGTCATTAAGAAGTCACTGATATTGTTTATTCCATGGACCAACCCATGTCTGAGCTCCCTGTCGGTGGTcgccacccgcagctccttcacTGTCTTAAATCATTAAGAAGTCACTGATGTTGCTGTTTATTCGTttggtcacttctgactcttggtgacctcatggactagcccacgccTGAGTTCCCtatcggccgtcgccacccccagctccttcaaagtcttaAGTCATTAAGAAGTCACTGATGTTGCTGTTTAttccatggaccagtccacgcctgagcttcctgtcagccgttgccacccccagctccttcaaagtcttaAGTCATTAAGAAGTCACTGATGTTGCTGTTTATTCGTTTGGTCGCTTCCCACTCTtagtgaccgcatggaccagcccatgcctaaaattcctgtcggctgtcgccacccccagctccttcgagGTCTTAAGCCATTAAGAAGTCACTGATGTTATTTATTCCGTGGACCAGCCCACATCTGAGCTCCCTGCCGGCCTcgccacccgcagctccttcaaggtcttaAGTCATTAAGAAGTCactgatgttgttgtttattcgtttggttgcttttgactctttgtgacctcagggACCAGTCCACGCCTGAGTTCCCTGCCGGGCATCGCCACCCACAGCTTCTTCAAGGTCTTAAGTCATTAAGAAGTCACtgatgttgtttattccatggaccagcccacgcctgaGTTCCCTGCCGGGCATCGCCACCCACAGCTTCTTCAAGGTCTTAAGTCATTAAGAAGTCACtgatgttgtttattccatggaccagcccacgcctgaGTTCCCTGCCGGGCATCGCCACCCACAGCTTCTTCAAGGTCTTAAGTCATTAAGAAGTCACtgatgttgtttattccatggaccagcccacgcctgaGCTCCCTGTCGggcgtcgccacccccagctccttcaaggtcttaAGTCATTAAGAAGCCACtgatgttgtttattccatgCACCAGCCCACGCCTGAGCTTCCTGTCGGTGGTCGCCACCGCAGCTCCTTCACCATCTTAAATCATTAAGAAGTCACTGATGTTGCTGTTTATTCGTttggtcacttctgactcttggtgacctcatggactagcccacgctTGAGTTCCCTGTCGggcgtcgccacccccagctcctttaaggtctTAAGTcattttgtgacctcatggaccagcccacaactGAGCTCCCTGTCGGGCgtcgccaccccagctccttcaaagtcttaAGCCATTAAGAAGTCACTGATGTTCAttccatggaccagcccatgcctgagctccctgtcggccgttgccagctccagctcctgcaagGTCTTAAGTCACTTGCTGTTTATTCGTtcggtcgcttccaactcttggtgaccgcatggaccagcccacgtctgagattcctgtcggccgtcgccagtcccagctccttcaaagtcttaAGCCATTAAGAAGTCACtgatgttgtttattccatggaccagcccacgcctgaGCTCCCTGTCGGACGTCGCTACCCGTAGCTCCTTCAAGGTCTTCAGTCATTAGGAagtcagaaagaaagaaggaggcgtggaggagggagggagggagggaataaaGAGGGGAGGAGGGGCGAAGGCGTCTCCGtggcctctcctcctcctccccccggtGTCCCTCGTGGGGCTCCTTCTTCTGCGCCTCGTCGTCGTCCTTCTTCTTCTTGGGGGCGATGGAGGCTGTTGGAGGGTCCTCCTCTCCGTCCTGGGCTCCTCCGTCGGCGCCTCTCTCCGGGAGCTCCTGCGAGGCGCTGCTGTGGCTCCCTCCGGGGGAGAGCCCCGTGATCTCGGCGGTGATGTTCTCGGCGGGGCTGGTGGGCAACCTGTGGGCGCTGGCTCTGCTGGGCCGGGCCCGGCTGCTCCGCCGACGCCGACGCCCCTCTTGCCTCGCCCGCCGCCAGCCGCCCTTCCGCGCCCTGCTCTCGGCCTTGGTGCTGACGGACCTGCTGGGCACCTGCCTGCTGAGCCCGGCCGTGCTGTCCGCCTACGCGACGGGGAGGACGCTGGTGGCGCTGGACGGCGGGCGCGGGCGGCTGTGCCAGGCCTTCGCCTTCGGCATGAGCTTCTTCGCGCTGGCCACGCTCTGCTGCCTGGGCGCCATGGCCCTGGAGCGCAGCCTGGCCCTGGGCGCGCCCTACCTCTACGCCCGGCTGCTGGGCGAGGCGCCCGCCTGGCTGCCCTGGACGGCCCTGGGCGCCCTCTACGCCCTCTGCGCCGCCCTCTGCGCCGCCCCGCTCCTCCTCGGCTTCGGGCGCTTCGCCCAGTACTGCCCGGGCACCTGGTGCTTCCTCCAGATGCGCTCCGCCTTCGCCCTCCTCTAcgccgccctcctcctcctcctcgtcctcgccGTCCTCCTCGGGAACCTCAGCCTCATGGCCAGCCTGCTCCGCCTGCGCCGCCGCGGAAGGGCGCTCCGCCTGCCCGGAGCCCCCCCGGACCTCTGCGTGGCCCGCGAGGAAGACCACCTCATCCTCCTCTCCATCATGACCCTCACCTTCGCCGTCTGCTCGCTCCCCTTCGCCGTGAGTATCCACACCTGCAGGACAACACTAGGgcagggctgtctggccatgttccagaagtattctctcctgacgtttcgcccacatctgtggcaggcatcctcaaaggttgtgaggtatatggagaaactaagcaagggaggtttatataggtATACTAGTTCCTTAATAaccattagctgtgcccggccacgcgttgctgtggcgttgtctggtggtgttggtgagaaattgttgaggtagtggtggtattgaacgtctgttgtatggttgtctttatgtttagtatgcacactaaagtggattatatggaagtgtggagtcaagataatccagttcaaagcagataatctaagattataaatgggttatatagctgtgtagaagggccttgaatctacactgccatataatccagttaaaatctgataatctgtggaagaggcctaagtgaggcttaactgtgcctgtcccctgggctgaggaggttgctaggagaccaagtgggcagagtttagccttcaaactggcagcaattggataaaaactattattcctctccctgtaattaggactttattttttcttttctttttgttgtatcaacctagagccgtgaatgatgggttgtgttgtcaaattttgaggttggcgggcctgtagttttgttgttttgtccgctgccctgatgccatcactcttttatatatatagactaactgtggaaagtccagggtgagagaagaactctttgtcagttggaggccagtgtgaatgttgtagttaatca
Encoded here:
- the ptger2 gene encoding prostaglandin E2 receptor EP2 subtype, whose translation is MEAVGGSSSPSWAPPSAPLSGSSCEALLWLPPGESPVISAVMFSAGLVGNLWALALLGRARLLRRRRRPSCLARRQPPFRALLSALVLTDLLGTCLLSPAVLSAYATGRTLVALDGGRGRLCQAFAFGMSFFALATLCCLGAMALERSLALGAPYLYARLLGEAPAWLPWTALGALYALCAALCAAPLLLGFGRFAQYCPGTWCFLQMRSAFALLYAALLLLLVLAVLLGNLSLMASLLRLRRRGRALRLPGAPPDLCVAREEDHLILLSIMTLTFAVCSLPFAIRAFMNNFLPESSYEEDLRAMRFLSVNSIIDPWVFAILRPPVLRLIRSVICCRTPCKVRTKTKQASCVAKPDPVMEVDICHP